The Synechocystis sp. PCC 7509 genome includes a window with the following:
- a CDS encoding response regulator transcription factor, translating to MKETSVKEHKRLLLIDDDPNLILLVKDYLEFRGYEVITAENGREALEVLENDVPDMIVCDVMMPEMDGYDFVSNIREDERTSWIPVLFLSAKGQAQDRVKGLNVGADVYMVKPFEPEELVAQVEASLKQAFRQRQQSSDGGDNESKIQVPFDVHLTQTELKVVQFVARGLANKNIADELNVSQRTVESHVSNMLGKTGLHNRTELARWAIENQMT from the coding sequence ATGAAAGAAACTAGCGTTAAAGAACACAAAAGACTGCTATTAATTGATGATGACCCAAATTTAATATTGCTAGTCAAGGATTATTTAGAATTTCGGGGTTATGAAGTGATCACGGCAGAAAATGGTAGAGAAGCTCTAGAAGTTTTAGAAAATGATGTCCCAGACATGATTGTTTGCGATGTGATGATGCCAGAAATGGATGGCTATGATTTTGTAAGTAACATTCGCGAAGATGAGCGTACTAGCTGGATTCCTGTCTTATTTCTTTCTGCCAAAGGTCAAGCTCAAGACCGAGTCAAGGGTTTAAATGTAGGCGCAGATGTGTACATGGTCAAACCTTTTGAACCAGAGGAATTAGTAGCCCAAGTAGAAGCATCGCTCAAACAAGCTTTTCGGCAAAGACAGCAATCAAGTGATGGGGGCGATAATGAATCAAAAATTCAAGTTCCCTTCGATGTTCACCTGACGCAAACAGAATTGAAAGTAGTGCAATTTGTAGCTAGAGGTTTAGCTAATAAAAATATTGCTGACGAACTCAATGTAAGTCAGCGCACCGTAGAAAGTCACGTTTCCAATATGCTAGGCAAAACCGGGTTGCACAACCGCACCGAACTAGCGCGGTGGGCAATTGAAAACCAAATGACTTAA
- a CDS encoding NIL domain-containing protein, translating to MSIQNQDNFSLHSRPTQTRIKIHIPKNLHEEPIISRLVSHYGVTVNIAAALLGANIRDDGWFELELRGKAEQIQSALTYLNELDLEIWGQSRAEEDGW from the coding sequence ATGTCTATCCAAAATCAAGACAACTTTTCTTTGCACTCTAGACCAACTCAAACTCGAATCAAAATTCATATCCCCAAAAACTTGCACGAAGAACCCATAATTTCGCGTTTAGTTTCACATTATGGTGTCACCGTAAATATTGCTGCCGCCTTACTGGGCGCAAATATCCGAGATGATGGCTGGTTTGAACTCGAATTGCGAGGTAAAGCCGAGCAAATTCAAAGTGCTTTGACTTACCTCAATGAGTTGGATTTAGAAATTTGGGGACAATCGAGGGCGGAAGAAGATGGTTGGTAA
- the cysW gene encoding sulfate ABC transporter permease subunit CysW, whose product MNSNNIAGKSFNASFPKKKLANGDRPWVKFVLIGIAVAYLALILFIPAANVFVQAFKSGFAPFLTNLTQPVFLHAIKLTVIIALIVVPVNTVFGLCAAWVIARNQFRGRALLISILDIPFAVSPVVAGLMLVLLYGRNGWFGPLLNAANIKIIFALPAMVIASAFITMPFVAREVIPVLEESGFDQEEAAKTLGANDWQIFWRVTLPNIRWGLLYGVILTNARVMGEFGAVSVVSGNIGGKTQTLPLFVEEAYKQYQTESAFAAAVLLAGLALVTLVLKEVLERKTQIKDIE is encoded by the coding sequence ATGAACTCTAACAACATTGCTGGTAAGTCTTTTAATGCAAGTTTTCCTAAGAAAAAATTAGCTAATGGCGATCGCCCCTGGGTAAAATTTGTTTTAATTGGAATTGCGGTTGCTTATCTTGCTTTAATTCTATTTATTCCCGCCGCAAACGTTTTTGTTCAAGCTTTTAAGTCAGGGTTTGCGCCTTTTTTGACAAACCTAACCCAACCTGTTTTTCTTCATGCAATTAAGCTCACCGTCATAATTGCCTTAATTGTTGTCCCCGTCAACACCGTTTTTGGACTTTGTGCAGCCTGGGTAATTGCCCGCAATCAATTTCGCGGTAGAGCATTGCTAATTAGCATTCTTGATATACCTTTTGCCGTTTCTCCCGTAGTAGCAGGATTAATGCTTGTATTACTCTACGGGCGTAATGGCTGGTTTGGGCCATTACTAAATGCGGCAAATATTAAAATAATTTTTGCGCTGCCAGCCATGGTAATTGCTAGTGCTTTTATTACGATGCCTTTTGTCGCCCGTGAAGTTATCCCGGTTTTGGAAGAATCCGGTTTTGACCAAGAAGAAGCGGCAAAAACTTTAGGAGCGAACGATTGGCAAATATTTTGGCGCGTCACCCTGCCAAATATTCGCTGGGGTCTGCTCTACGGAGTAATTTTAACCAATGCTAGAGTTATGGGCGAATTTGGTGCAGTTTCGGTTGTATCGGGAAATATTGGCGGCAAAACCCAAACTTTACCTTTATTTGTAGAGGAGGCTTACAAGCAGTATCAAACCGAATCTGCTTTTGCGGCGGCGGTTTTGCTGGCGGGTTTAGCCTTGGTAACGTTGGTATTGAAGGAAGTTTTGGAACGTAAAACTCAAATCAAAGATATTGAATAG
- the cysT gene encoding sulfate ABC transporter permease subunit CysT, which produces MVSSYSKQKKPTSWEPLNKILGLSVPWRITLGYLTIVLLLPVSALILKAATEKPIDFWKIATSPVALATYDVTFVTAFVAALINGVLGLLIAWVLVRYDFPLKRLVDAAIDLPFALPTSVAGLTLATVYSDNGWLGSLVAPYGIKIAFTRLGVGIAMLFISLPFVVRALQPVLQEMEKEIEEAAWSLGASRWQTFWRVILPPLMPAMLTGIALAFSRAVGEYGSVVIIASNIPYQDLIASVLIIQRLEQYDYSGATVIGTVLLVLSLLILLAINLLQAWGRRYEL; this is translated from the coding sequence ATGGTATCTTCTTACTCCAAGCAAAAAAAACCGACTTCCTGGGAACCCCTAAACAAAATATTAGGGCTGTCTGTCCCTTGGCGAATTACTTTAGGCTACTTGACAATTGTGCTGTTGTTGCCAGTATCAGCCTTAATTTTAAAAGCAGCAACAGAAAAGCCAATTGACTTTTGGAAAATTGCCACAAGTCCTGTTGCTTTAGCAACTTACGATGTTACTTTTGTTACTGCCTTTGTTGCCGCCCTAATTAACGGAGTTTTGGGACTATTAATTGCTTGGGTGTTAGTTAGGTACGATTTCCCGCTCAAACGCTTAGTAGACGCGGCAATTGATTTACCCTTTGCTTTGCCTACTTCCGTTGCCGGATTAACTTTAGCAACGGTTTATAGCGATAACGGCTGGCTTGGCTCTTTGGTTGCCCCCTACGGAATTAAAATAGCTTTTACGCGCTTAGGGGTAGGGATAGCGATGTTATTCATCTCTCTGCCCTTTGTCGTGCGTGCCTTGCAGCCTGTGTTGCAAGAAATGGAAAAAGAAATCGAAGAAGCAGCTTGGTCATTGGGGGCTTCTAGATGGCAGACTTTTTGGCGGGTAATTTTACCGCCCTTAATGCCGGCGATGTTGACGGGAATAGCTTTAGCTTTTTCTCGTGCGGTAGGGGAATATGGTTCGGTGGTAATTATTGCCTCAAATATCCCTTATCAGGACTTGATTGCTTCGGTGCTAATTATTCAAAGATTGGAACAATACGACTATTCGGGAGCAACAGTAATTGGTACAGTTTTGCTGGTGCTGTCGCTACTGATTTTGTTAGCAATCAACCTGTTGCAAGCTTGGGGGCGACGCTATGAACTCTAA
- a CDS encoding sulfate ABC transporter substrate-binding protein codes for MSWWRITKSKLKNFVALFLVGVVLSSAIAACSGGNSTSSTSSTAASGGDKELTLVSYAVTRAAYEKIIPQFTAKWKQEKNQNVTFNQSYGGSGSQTRAVIDGLEADVVALALALDTKKIEQAKLIEPGWEQQAPNNAIVHKSVAALVTREGNPKGIKTWADLAKPGVGVITANPKTSGGARWNFLGLWGSVTRTGGDEAKALDFATKVIKNAPILPRDARESSDVFFKQGQGDVLINYENEVILAGLNGEKLPYVVPDVNISIDNPVAVVDANVDKHGTREIAQAFVEYLYTPEAQREFAKVGFRPVDPTVAAEVSKQYVPIKTLFTAQDMGGWDEIQKKFFEDGAVFDKIQAS; via the coding sequence ATGAGTTGGTGGCGTATAACTAAAAGCAAGTTAAAAAACTTTGTAGCTTTATTTTTGGTAGGAGTAGTATTATCAAGTGCGATCGCCGCTTGTTCGGGAGGAAACAGCACTAGCAGCACTTCCAGCACCGCCGCCAGTGGAGGCGATAAAGAATTAACCCTTGTCTCCTACGCTGTTACCCGCGCTGCTTATGAAAAAATTATTCCTCAATTTACCGCCAAGTGGAAACAAGAAAAAAATCAAAATGTCACTTTTAACCAAAGTTACGGCGGTAGTGGTTCTCAAACCCGTGCAGTAATTGACGGTTTAGAAGCCGACGTAGTAGCTTTAGCATTGGCATTAGATACAAAAAAAATCGAGCAAGCAAAACTAATTGAACCAGGATGGGAACAACAAGCACCTAATAATGCGATCGTCCATAAATCTGTAGCGGCATTAGTTACCCGTGAAGGCAACCCCAAAGGCATTAAAACTTGGGCAGATTTAGCCAAACCAGGAGTAGGCGTAATTACCGCCAATCCCAAAACCTCCGGGGGGGCGCGATGGAACTTTTTAGGATTATGGGGTTCGGTAACAAGAACCGGAGGCGACGAAGCAAAAGCCCTTGACTTTGCAACTAAAGTAATCAAAAATGCTCCGATATTGCCTAGGGATGCTCGCGAATCTAGCGATGTATTTTTTAAGCAAGGACAGGGAGATGTATTAATTAACTACGAAAATGAAGTAATTTTAGCAGGATTAAATGGCGAAAAATTGCCTTATGTAGTTCCCGATGTTAATATCTCTATCGACAATCCTGTAGCAGTGGTAGATGCAAATGTTGACAAGCACGGCACAAGAGAAATTGCCCAAGCCTTTGTAGAGTATCTTTACACTCCAGAAGCCCAAAGAGAATTTGCTAAAGTCGGCTTTCGCCCCGTAGATCCTACCGTAGCAGCCGAAGTGTCAAAGCAGTACGTACCGATTAAAACCTTGTTTACTGCCCAAGATATGGGCGGATGGGACGAAATTCAGAAAAAGTTTTTTGAAGATGGGGCAGTTTTTGACAAAATTCAAGCTAGTTAA
- a CDS encoding riboflavin synthase: protein MFTGLVQALGQVRALGSDRLRVSCNDDNASLILTDLALGDSVAVDGICLTVMEVLPQGFIAAVSPETLGRTTLAQSQRSDRFVNLEPSLRVGSKLGGHFVMGHIDGIGYVDAIEQTSTSWEISFTTTSAIARYIVPKGSIAVNGISLTIADYNHERYWFKVAVIPLTYSETNLSYLQLGDAVNLEADILGKYMEKLIPNSRHENDLTPAFLAENGYL from the coding sequence ATGTTTACAGGATTAGTTCAGGCTTTAGGACAAGTTCGCGCCTTGGGCAGCGATCGCCTAAGGGTCAGTTGCAACGATGATAATGCTAGTCTAATTTTGACCGATCTTGCCCTTGGTGACAGCGTGGCGGTAGATGGTATTTGTTTAACAGTTATGGAAGTTTTGCCCCAAGGATTTATCGCCGCCGTTTCTCCCGAAACTCTAGGGCGAACTACTTTAGCTCAAAGTCAGAGGAGCGATCGTTTTGTCAACTTAGAACCTTCTTTGCGCGTAGGGAGTAAGTTGGGGGGACATTTTGTCATGGGACATATAGACGGGATTGGTTACGTGGACGCAATTGAGCAAACTTCGACTTCTTGGGAGATAAGTTTTACAACTACAAGTGCGATCGCGCGTTACATTGTCCCCAAAGGTAGTATTGCGGTTAATGGTATAAGTTTAACCATTGCTGATTATAACCATGAACGTTATTGGTTTAAAGTAGCGGTTATTCCCCTAACTTACTCAGAGACTAACCTCAGCTATTTACAGCTAGGTGATGCGGTGAATTTGGAAGCCGATATTTTGGGTAAGTACATGGAAAAATTAATTCCTAATTCCCGGCATGAAAATGATTTGACTCCGGCGTTTTTGGCGGAAAATGGTTACTTGTAA
- a CDS encoding bifunctional nuclease family protein, translated as MIEMRVAGIAIDAVNRSPIVLLKDGTERRALPIYINQDQAKAIISALEHQKPPRPLTHDLLANMLEVWGMVLDRVVIHSIQDGTFFAVLSIRQGEVKKEIDARPSDAIAIALRTNSPIWVMEEVIADASIPVDRDADEAEQLAFKEFLSNLRPEDLIQGKGFSPGEA; from the coding sequence ATGATTGAAATGAGAGTTGCTGGCATTGCCATAGATGCTGTAAACCGCAGCCCGATTGTATTGCTAAAAGACGGAACCGAGCGTCGGGCGCTACCAATTTATATAAATCAAGACCAAGCTAAGGCAATTATTAGCGCCTTAGAACACCAAAAACCGCCTCGCCCCCTAACTCATGACTTACTAGCAAATATGTTAGAAGTTTGGGGGATGGTATTAGATCGCGTGGTGATTCACTCAATTCAAGATGGGACGTTTTTCGCTGTCTTAAGCATCCGCCAAGGGGAAGTAAAAAAAGAAATTGATGCTCGTCCTAGTGATGCGATTGCGATCGCCTTGCGTACCAATAGCCCCATCTGGGTAATGGAAGAAGTAATCGCTGATGCCTCTATTCCCGTTGATAGAGATGCCGATGAAGCCGAACAACTAGCTTTTAAGGAATTTTTGTCTAATCTCCGCCCCGAAGACTTAATTCAAGGCAAAGGTTTTAGTCCTGGGGAAGCCTAA
- a CDS encoding aldo/keto reductase: protein MRYRRFGKTNLYLSVFSLGTMRYLASADCARQTIEKAYACGINHFETARGYGKSEEYLGAALASLPIERSQIYITTKISPTVDADSMSCYIDESLQRLQLDYIDCLAMHGINTWEHLKQLLGKGCMSAVQAAVKAGKVKHVGFSTHGSLELITEAIATGLFEFVNLHYYYFFQRHAAALELAKTKDMGIFIISPADKGGKLYNPPQKLTDLCYPLTPLELNYRFLLSDPRITTLSVGAAKAEELIEPLKQCDRTEPLNPTEIAAFQRLEAQLTTIEPQKCSQCYACLPCPENINIPEILRLRNLADAYDLSDYSNYRYTMLENAGHWFPGNKGDRCTSCGDCLPRCPEQLDIPALLADAHQKLNGSPRRRLWE, encoded by the coding sequence ATGCGTTATCGACGTTTTGGTAAAACTAATCTCTATTTATCTGTTTTCTCGTTGGGAACGATGCGCTACTTAGCATCTGCCGATTGTGCGCGACAAACTATCGAAAAAGCTTATGCTTGTGGCATCAATCACTTTGAAACAGCTAGAGGTTACGGCAAAAGTGAGGAGTATTTGGGAGCGGCGTTAGCTTCCTTACCCATCGAACGAAGTCAAATCTACATTACAACCAAAATCTCCCCCACCGTAGATGCTGATTCTATGAGTTGCTACATTGACGAATCATTGCAGCGCTTGCAATTAGACTACATAGATTGCTTGGCAATGCACGGCATCAATACTTGGGAACATCTCAAACAGTTACTTGGCAAAGGTTGCATGAGCGCAGTGCAAGCGGCGGTAAAGGCGGGGAAAGTCAAACACGTTGGGTTTTCAACACACGGCTCTTTGGAATTAATTACTGAAGCGATCGCCACAGGCTTATTTGAGTTTGTTAACCTACATTACTACTACTTTTTTCAACGTCATGCCGCCGCCCTAGAGTTAGCCAAAACTAAAGATATGGGAATATTTATTATTTCCCCCGCCGATAAAGGCGGTAAGCTCTATAACCCTCCCCAAAAGCTAACTGATTTATGTTATCCCCTCACACCTTTGGAATTAAACTACCGTTTTTTACTTAGCGATCCGAGGATTACTACTTTAAGTGTAGGAGCGGCTAAGGCGGAAGAACTCATTGAGCCGCTTAAACAGTGCGATCGCACTGAACCATTAAATCCCACCGAAATTGCTGCGTTTCAACGCTTAGAGGCGCAATTAACTACCATAGAACCGCAAAAATGCAGTCAGTGCTACGCCTGCTTGCCTTGCCCGGAAAATATCAATATTCCCGAAATTCTCCGCCTACGTAATCTTGCGGATGCTTACGATCTGAGTGACTATAGTAATTACCGATACACAATGCTAGAAAATGCTGGTCATTGGTTTCCTGGCAATAAAGGCGATCGCTGTACATCCTGCGGTGACTGCCTGCCACGATGCCCCGAACAACTAGATATTCCGGCGCTGTTAGCTGATGCTCACCAAAAACTTAATGGCTCACCCCGTCGTCGCCTCTGGGAATAG
- the crtA gene encoding cyanoexosortase A, giving the protein MKINSLADLKPLENTQFWLLATSASLTAVYASVYLRLDGNSSQVAVSLLGLGAVFSLLAEKRQTLKFESDIFSSLLGILLIGFVLLRSNYVGAVDSFVELTPFIAFFGLALLASGIKGLRQYWLELLIIFAFNLPVAYISQHLDISIFTAKFSSAFLAYLGLPVVRQGVNIIMPTGAVEVYPGCSGMETISQLVKLALLFLIMFPTHSLFKKILVPLVATIIAFLINAVRVALMAYLVAKSTPESFDYWHTGTGSQIFFLACTLLFGGFCYLITKQDDDSDRNEQLELPS; this is encoded by the coding sequence ATGAAAATCAATTCCCTTGCGGATCTAAAACCTTTAGAAAACACTCAATTTTGGTTATTAGCGACTTCTGCTAGTTTGACAGCCGTTTATGCCAGTGTATATTTAAGGCTTGATGGTAATTCAAGTCAAGTAGCTGTAAGCTTGCTAGGTCTAGGGGCAGTATTTTCTTTACTAGCAGAGAAACGTCAAACTTTAAAATTTGAAAGCGATATTTTTTCAAGTTTGCTAGGTATTTTATTAATTGGTTTTGTTTTACTAAGAAGTAATTATGTTGGGGCTGTGGATTCTTTTGTAGAACTGACACCATTTATAGCTTTTTTTGGTCTAGCGCTGCTGGCTTCAGGGATAAAAGGGCTGCGTCAGTATTGGTTAGAACTACTAATTATTTTTGCTTTTAATTTACCTGTAGCTTATATTTCCCAACACTTAGATATATCAATATTTACAGCCAAATTTTCCAGCGCATTTTTAGCTTACTTGGGTTTGCCAGTGGTACGCCAAGGGGTAAACATTATCATGCCTACGGGAGCAGTAGAAGTCTATCCGGGTTGTTCGGGAATGGAAACTATATCGCAGCTAGTAAAGTTGGCTTTACTATTTCTAATTATGTTTCCTACCCACAGCTTATTTAAAAAAATCCTTGTTCCGCTTGTCGCGACAATCATTGCCTTCTTGATTAATGCCGTCAGAGTCGCGTTAATGGCTTATTTAGTCGCCAAATCAACCCCCGAATCATTTGACTACTGGCACACAGGTACAGGATCGCAGATATTCTTTTTAGCCTGCACGCTCCTTTTTGGTGGTTTTTGTTACTTAATTACCAAACAAGATGACGATAGCGATCGCAACGAACAATTGGAGTTGCCCAGCTAA
- a CDS encoding cyanoexosortase A system-associated protein translates to MKLKQLHIPLLIFVFASTTLVLGKLLIDPNIGKRQLTPVVFPQNVPLNGWQLQSSEPLISKTAEYGQTIGKPFDKGKQYRYSQNNLLLDIQMVYEIESHSAYQQFLSNYSPLPTSSNEQFFVARQQPQVGTYSLYVVKDRAYLTTCMNSRGGSTLTRQEFNDNRTRYDLLSNRTIPWLLGQLSLRDTRCLWNHFSIPLNKSSPQAAYAILEKAWISWYQWWILNYPQE, encoded by the coding sequence ATGAAACTTAAACAGTTACATATTCCACTGCTGATATTTGTCTTTGCAAGTACCACTTTGGTTTTAGGCAAATTACTTATAGACCCAAACATTGGCAAACGCCAACTGACTCCGGTTGTATTTCCCCAAAACGTACCTTTAAACGGCTGGCAACTCCAATCTAGCGAACCATTGATTAGCAAAACTGCCGAATACGGTCAAACTATCGGTAAACCCTTTGACAAAGGTAAACAATATCGCTATAGCCAAAATAACTTGCTGCTAGATATTCAAATGGTCTATGAAATAGAAAGTCATAGTGCTTACCAGCAGTTTTTGTCAAACTACAGCCCTCTGCCAACTTCATCTAACGAACAATTTTTTGTTGCCCGCCAACAACCACAAGTCGGAACTTATAGTTTATACGTTGTCAAAGACCGTGCTTATCTAACTACTTGTATGAACTCGCGAGGTGGTAGTACCCTAACAAGGCAGGAGTTTAACGATAATCGCACTCGTTACGATTTGTTGTCAAATCGTACCATCCCTTGGCTACTAGGTCAGCTAAGTTTACGAGATACTCGTTGCTTATGGAACCATTTTTCCATACCCTTAAATAAGTCTTCGCCACAGGCAGCTTATGCCATTTTAGAAAAAGCGTGGATTTCTTGGTATCAGTGGTGGATTTTAAACTATCCCCAAGAATGA
- the hpsJ-A gene encoding HpsJ-like protein, cyanoexosortase A-associated, whose product MCSRLIVVIQGFVGVTKANSNESWFAPLFRIVGYALLALSLFDVIDIFIPALFTNAAWEFQTVRSLVERVPVPLLGAVLVFSGEKSLKIFRFLSWACLLVGILFFLLVPLGISASLRLDNQSAQELNTRVTQQANQLQQLQGVLNKATTPAEIQSVLTRLNPQAGAVPTQNVAELKTQLLARIAGGQKQLQAQAATNRSNAQRLLLKNTVKSVLGALVAGTIFILIWRQTNRAIKANRQRA is encoded by the coding sequence TTGTGTTCGAGATTAATTGTCGTAATTCAAGGTTTTGTTGGCGTGACAAAAGCAAATAGTAATGAATCGTGGTTCGCTCCTCTCTTTCGCATCGTTGGTTATGCGTTATTAGCTTTGTCATTATTTGACGTAATCGATATTTTTATCCCAGCGCTATTTACAAACGCCGCTTGGGAATTTCAAACAGTAAGAAGTTTGGTAGAGCGAGTACCTGTACCTTTACTAGGTGCGGTGCTGGTATTTTCTGGCGAAAAAAGCCTAAAAATCTTTAGATTTTTATCTTGGGCTTGTTTACTTGTAGGCATATTATTTTTCTTATTAGTACCTTTAGGAATTAGTGCCAGTTTGAGACTTGACAACCAAAGCGCTCAAGAACTTAATACTAGAGTCACTCAGCAAGCCAATCAATTGCAACAGTTGCAAGGTGTACTTAATAAAGCCACTACTCCCGCAGAAATTCAAAGCGTGTTAACGCGCCTCAATCCCCAAGCGGGTGCTGTACCGACTCAAAACGTTGCTGAACTCAAAACTCAACTGCTAGCCAGAATTGCTGGTGGTCAAAAGCAATTACAAGCCCAAGCCGCTACCAATCGCTCCAACGCTCAAAGATTGCTGCTCAAAAATACAGTTAAGTCAGTTTTGGGTGCTTTAGTTGCAGGAACAATATTTATTCTCATCTGGCGACAAACCAATAGAGCGATCAAAGCAAACCGACAACGAGCTTAG
- a CDS encoding extracellular solute-binding protein, with protein MDRRDFLIQAGTMALLQLVAGCNSQDKQKLQVQSLKGSIPAQLLGQFKANLKQPANLEFAPVEQLATAFDLLKSWQQPKVNNSSPWQLPAIPLINPPAPDVADLLTLGDFRLKEAIAQKLIQPLEITDLSQWQNLPSRWQELVRRNAQGEVDINGQIWAAPYRWGNTVIAYNRKKFESLGWTPTNWSDLWREELRSRISLPNQPREVIGLTLKKLGYSYNSQNLQQVSQLADQLKTLHQQVKFYSSDRYMEPLILGDTWLAVGWSSDVIPVIQRYQEIAAIVPQSGSAIWADVWVSPTKSPVNKLLAKQWIDFCWLPQSQKQISILSKALSPIEIDINPTDVQEGLRNLLLVKSETFAQSEFLLPLPKETMQQYKSLWQAMKL; from the coding sequence ATGGATCGCAGGGACTTTTTAATTCAAGCTGGGACAATGGCGCTGTTGCAGTTAGTAGCAGGCTGTAATAGTCAAGACAAACAAAAACTGCAAGTACAGTCCTTAAAAGGTTCTATTCCGGCTCAGTTGTTGGGACAATTTAAAGCCAATTTAAAACAACCTGCTAATTTAGAATTTGCACCCGTAGAACAATTAGCGACGGCTTTTGACTTATTGAAGTCTTGGCAACAACCAAAGGTAAATAATAGTAGCCCTTGGCAGCTACCAGCAATTCCATTAATTAATCCGCCAGCGCCAGACGTAGCAGATTTATTGACTTTGGGGGATTTTCGATTAAAAGAAGCGATCGCCCAAAAACTAATTCAGCCCTTAGAAATTACCGATTTATCCCAATGGCAAAACCTACCTTCTCGTTGGCAAGAACTGGTTCGGCGTAACGCTCAAGGTGAAGTCGATATCAACGGGCAAATTTGGGCTGCTCCCTATCGTTGGGGTAATACAGTAATTGCTTACAACCGCAAAAAATTTGAGTCTTTGGGATGGACACCGACGAATTGGAGTGACTTGTGGCGGGAAGAATTGCGAAGTCGCATTTCTTTACCCAATCAGCCGCGAGAAGTGATTGGTTTAACTTTAAAAAAACTTGGTTACTCTTACAATAGTCAAAATTTACAGCAAGTTTCCCAATTAGCCGACCAACTCAAAACCCTACATCAGCAAGTCAAGTTTTATAGTAGCGATCGCTATATGGAACCATTAATTTTAGGAGACACTTGGTTAGCTGTAGGTTGGTCTAGTGATGTTATCCCGGTTATTCAACGCTATCAAGAAATTGCTGCGATCGTCCCCCAGTCTGGCAGCGCAATTTGGGCAGATGTGTGGGTAAGTCCGACAAAAAGCCCTGTCAATAAGCTTTTAGCAAAGCAGTGGATTGATTTTTGTTGGCTGCCTCAAAGTCAAAAGCAAATTTCTATCTTGAGTAAAGCTTTATCGCCCATAGAAATTGACATCAATCCTACAGATGTTCAAGAGGGATTAAGAAACTTACTCCTAGTTAAATCCGAAACTTTTGCTCAAAGCGAATTTTTACTACCCTTGCCTAAAGAAACTATGCAGCAATACAAATCACTTTGGCAAGCAATGAAGCTTTAA
- a CDS encoding phycobiliprotein lyase, whose amino-acid sequence MLSFDEFFNACSGLWKTERIYHSLLEGQIERSYTEFRVDLIDQAQKQEILAQSNLNVEIVKLIEQQQKFPGFAITFDTRSETGETVSMSLQALFVPDTYVPTQVTLDLPPPPLSAQVGLETGLIKGFYLRDQGYSEAGAIAGRFSYQPIRQTLEMTTYYRRSVAVDQMRLVAPDVRMRTIVTYQRPQPGEIPTTIDLIGFGVERRYSA is encoded by the coding sequence ATGCTAAGTTTTGACGAATTTTTTAATGCTTGTAGTGGTTTATGGAAAACCGAGCGAATTTATCATTCTTTGTTAGAAGGACAAATAGAAAGGTCTTATACAGAGTTTAGAGTTGATTTAATCGATCAAGCTCAAAAACAAGAGATTTTGGCGCAATCTAACTTGAATGTAGAAATTGTAAAATTGATAGAACAACAGCAAAAATTTCCTGGATTTGCGATTACTTTTGACACGCGATCGGAAACTGGGGAAACTGTCTCTATGAGTTTGCAAGCGTTATTTGTTCCTGATACTTATGTACCGACTCAAGTGACTCTAGACTTACCACCGCCACCCTTAAGCGCTCAAGTAGGCTTGGAAACTGGATTGATTAAGGGCTTTTATCTGCGCGATCAAGGGTATTCTGAAGCTGGAGCGATCGCCGGAAGATTTAGCTATCAACCTATTAGGCAAACTTTGGAAATGACAACTTATTATCGGCGTTCGGTCGCCGTCGATCAAATGCGTTTAGTTGCCCCCGATGTCAGAATGCGTACAATTGTTACCTATCAGCGCCCACAACCAGGAGAAATACCAACTACGATCGATTTAATTGGTTTTGGTGTGGAGCGGCGCTACAGCGCTTAA